The Streptomyces sp. R28 region AGTTCAGGAAGTACATCCAGCCCGCGGTGTACGCGCCCTTCTCCCCCATGAACTCACGGGCGTACGACACGAAGGCGCCGGACGACGGGCGGTACAGGACGAGTTCGCCGAGGGCGCGCACGACGAGGAAGGCGAAGATTCCGCAGACCGCGTAGGCGATGAACAGGGACGGGCCGGCGTCGGCGAGTCGCCCGCCGGCGCCGAGGAACAGGCCGGTGCCGATGGCTCCGCCGATGGCGATCATGTTGACGTGCCGGGACTTCAGCGACTTGCTGTAGCCGGCGTCTCCGGCGTCGACGTGTCCGGACGATGGGCGCGTCTCTTCTTTGAGGGGCTGCTCGCTCACGCCTCGGGTCCGCCTTCCGTGGGGCTGTCCGTGCGCGCTGGGCGCACGATGTCGGTGAGGGTGGTCTCGACGCGGTCCAGGTGATGGGCCATGGCGTCGGTCGCGTCGAGTTCGGAACCGTCGATCAGCGCCTCGACGATCGCCCGGTGCTCGCGGTTGGACTGTTCGCGGCGGCCGCCCAGCTCGTTGAGGAAGGCCGACTGACGCGCCAGTGCGTCGCGGATCTCCTCGATGACCCGGCGGAAGACCGGGTTCTGGGCGGACTCGGCCACGGCCAGGTGGAAGAGGGTGTCCATCGCGACCCACGCGGTGGTGTCCGTCTCCCGCTCCATACGGTCGAGCAGGTGGGCGAGGTGGTCGAGGTTCTCCGGGGTGCGGCGCAGGGCCGCGTACCCGGCGACCGGGATCTCGACATGCCGGCGCACCTCCAGCAGATCGCTGGCCGCGTAGTCGCCGAAGGTGGGGTCCTCGACGGCGTTGGCGACGACGAAGGTGCCCTTGCCGGTCTTGGAGACGGTCAGACCCATGGTCTGCAGGGCCCTGAGGGCCTCGCGCAGGACGGGGCGGCTGATCTCCAGGGTGCGGCAGAGCTCGGCCTCGGAGGGAAGCTTGTCGCCGATGGCGTACTCGCCGCGCTCGATGGCGCTACGGAGGTGCGCCAGGACCGCTTCCATGGCGCTGACGCGCCGCGGAGGCTGACTGGCTGTCCGGCTGTCTGACAGGTTCACGGGAGAGATACTCCGGGTGAGCCGAGGGTGGTGTCAAGGGCACCGAAAGGAAAGATTCATCGGATGTGAAGCCTGAAAACAGACTTCACACCGATTCCCCGTCCGCACCCGGTCAACTGTTGATCACACCTGCGCCCAGCAGCCCGAACAGCAGCACCCCGACGACGATCCGGTAGATCACGAAGGCGTTGAAGGAGTGTTTGGCGACGAACTTGAGCAGCCAGGCGATGGAGGCGTAGGCGACCACGAAGGAGACGGCGGTGCCGACGGCCAGCGGCAGCGCGCCCGTGCCCGTGGTGCCCAGTGCGTCCTTCAGCTCGTAGATTCCGGCGCCGGTCAGGGCCGGGATGCCGAGGAAGAAGGACAGGCGGGTGGCGGCGACCCGGTCCAGGTCGAGCATCAGCGCGGTGGACATGGTGGCGCCCGAGCGTGAGAAGCCCGGGAAGAGCAGGGCGAGGATCTGGGAGCTGCCGACGAGCATCGCGTCCTTGAACGAGGTGTCGTCCTCCCCTCGCTTGTGCCGGCCCGTCCGATCGGCCGCCCACATCACCCCGCTGCCGACGATCAACGACCCCGCGACGACCCACAGCGAGGCGAGCGGCCCCTTGATGAGCGGCTTGGCGGCCAGGCCCACGACGACGATCGGGATCGTCGCGTAGATCACCCACCAGGCGAACTTGTAGTCGTGGTGATACCGCTCCTCCTTGTCCCGCAGCCCGCGCCCCCATGCGGAGACGATCCGCACGATGTCCTTGAAGAAGTACACGAGCACGGCGGCGATCGCGCCGACCTGGATGACGGCCGAGAACCCGACGACCGCGTCGTCGTCGACGGGGATACCCATGAGCCCCTCGGCGATCTTCAGATGGCCGGTCGAGGAGACGGGCAGAAACTCGGTCACCCCCTCGACGGCTCCGAGGACGAAGGCCTGACCGACACTGATGGCGCTCATGGGATCCAGTTCCGGGGGTTCGGCGGGACAGTGGCGCGCACTGTCCTACCAGGTGCGGGTATGGATCCGTGGCATAAGACGACCTCGGCCGGTCGTCTACGCCCACACCGCCTCGGCGATCGTGACCCCCAGGAACGCCGCGCCGAGGCCGACGGTCACGCTGCCCACGACGTTGGCGACGGCGTAGAGCCCCGCCCCCGTCTCGGTCAGCCGAAGCGTCTCGTAGGAGAAGGTCGAGTACGTGGTCAGGGCCCCGCACAGCCCGGTGCCGAGCAGCAGCTGGAGGTGGGAACTCGCGGCGCCCGCGGCCGCCGCGCCGGTGAGCAGGCCCAGGATGAGGCAGCCGGTGACGTTGACCGCGAAGGTGCCCCAGGGGAACACCGAGTCGTGGCGGGACTGCACCGCGCGGTCGGTGAGGTAGCGCAGGGGTGCGCCGACCGTGGCGCCCGCGATCACGAGGAGCCAGTTCACGGCGACTTCTTACCTCCCGTGTCCGATGGGCGTGGCGTGGCGTGGCGGCCGACGTACCGGATGACCTCGCACTCGTCGAGGGTCACCAGCCCTTCGGCGACGAGTTCGTCGAGCTGCGGCAGGAAGGCCCGTACGCGCTCCTCGGTGTCGACGATCACGATCGCGACCGGCAGGTCCTCACTCAGGGACAGCAGCCGCGAGGTGTGGATCACCGAGGACGCGCCGAAGCCCTCGATGCCGCGGAAGACGCTGGCGCCCGCGAGGTCGGCGGCGTGGGCGCGGTGGACGATCTCCGAGTACAGGGGCCTGTGGTGCCAGGTGTCGTGCTCGCCCACGAAGACGGTCACGCGCAGGGCCCTGCCGGTCAGCCTCGTCATGGCTGCCTCCACTTCAGGACGCGGCGGGTCGCCGCCGCAGCGAGCCAGACCACCGTGAGCGCCGCGATCAGGGTGCCGGCCAGGTAGGCCAGTCCGGTGCGGGGGTGGCCGCTGTCGACCAGCTTCTGGATGTCGACGGCGTAGGTGGAGAAGGTGGTGAAGCCGCCGAGCACCCCGGTGCCGAAGAAGGGGCGGACGAGGCGGTGGGCGGCCCACACATCGGTGATGACCACCATGAACACGCCGATCACGGCGCAGCCGACGACATTGGTCCACAAAGTCGCCCAGGGGAAACCGCCCGGGCCGGCCGGCCACCGCAGTGCGGCCGCGTACCGGGCCGTGGCACCGACGGCTC contains the following coding sequences:
- a CDS encoding FadR/GntR family transcriptional regulator, with amino-acid sequence MEAVLAHLRSAIERGEYAIGDKLPSEAELCRTLEISRPVLREALRALQTMGLTVSKTGKGTFVVANAVEDPTFGDYAASDLLEVRRHVEIPVAGYAALRRTPENLDHLAHLLDRMERETDTTAWVAMDTLFHLAVAESAQNPVFRRVIEEIRDALARQSAFLNELGGRREQSNREHRAIVEALIDGSELDATDAMAHHLDRVETTLTDIVRPARTDSPTEGGPEA
- a CDS encoding undecaprenyl-diphosphate phosphatase — protein: MSAISVGQAFVLGAVEGVTEFLPVSSTGHLKIAEGLMGIPVDDDAVVGFSAVIQVGAIAAVLVYFFKDIVRIVSAWGRGLRDKEERYHHDYKFAWWVIYATIPIVVVGLAAKPLIKGPLASLWVVAGSLIVGSGVMWAADRTGRHKRGEDDTSFKDAMLVGSSQILALLFPGFSRSGATMSTALMLDLDRVAATRLSFFLGIPALTGAGIYELKDALGTTGTGALPLAVGTAVSFVVAYASIAWLLKFVAKHSFNAFVIYRIVVGVLLFGLLGAGVINS
- the crcB gene encoding fluoride efflux transporter CrcB, whose product is MNWLLVIAGATVGAPLRYLTDRAVQSRHDSVFPWGTFAVNVTGCLILGLLTGAAAAGAASSHLQLLLGTGLCGALTTYSTFSYETLRLTETGAGLYAVANVVGSVTVGLGAAFLGVTIAEAVWA
- a CDS encoding DUF190 domain-containing protein; its protein translation is MTRLTGRALRVTVFVGEHDTWHHRPLYSEIVHRAHAADLAGASVFRGIEGFGASSVIHTSRLLSLSEDLPVAIVIVDTEERVRAFLPQLDELVAEGLVTLDECEVIRYVGRHATPRPSDTGGKKSP
- the crcB gene encoding fluoride efflux transporter CrcB; this translates as MTVPETESLRAPARTPRQPAWRTQAPIVAVVALGGAVGATARYAAALRWPAGPGGFPWATLWTNVVGCAVIGVFMVVITDVWAAHRLVRPFFGTGVLGGFTTFSTYAVDIQKLVDSGHPRTGLAYLAGTLIAALTVVWLAAAATRRVLKWRQP